The genome window GACCCCTGTACCCACCCACGAGCCAGCACATGGCTGGCACCCACTGATGCCCCCACGGTTAAGGACCCCCAGGAGCCTGGATCAGGGGGATGGAGAAGCAGTACAGGACCCCCGTGGAGAGATGCTTGGGCACACTGGGGCAGGCACCCTGATACCTGGCACACAGGGTGGCAGGGGGAACCCCAGCAGGGTCACAGCTCCCTCTtcagcccctctgccccagtCCGCTGCCAGCCCCAGTTGCCCAAGCCAGGGCGGAAACATCCTGGTTGTGTAAGGGACAGGTTCCCAGCCCTTTGCACAACGATGTCCTGGCACCGCAGCgccgggggaggcagggagTGCCCCGGGTGCTGGCACCCTTCAGGCAGAGGTCACAGGGCTGGCTCGGTGTCGGtgaggggctgcccagggatcTTGCAGTGATTTGCTCTACTGGGGCTTGGATCGGGGTCGGGAAGGGGGTGGCTTTGTCCCCAGGTGGGACAGACACCACACAGAGACCCCCACACTGGGAAAGTGTCAGGACCTAGCTGGGCGGCTAGGGGAGCGAGACCCGTGTTTGGGTCCCCTCTGGGGATGGACAGGATGCTGCACCCGCTGCAACAGCCTCTTGGCCAGCAGCCCTTCCCTGGCCTGGAAGGAGGGTTAACCGCACCTCGCCGGGCTCAGCTGGCACCGCCGCTTTGGCACTGAGGTGGGGAGCCCAGGACCCACCGTCCCCAAAGATGTGCCCTGGCCCCATCCCACTGTCTCCCTCCCCATGGCAAAGAGGAGCCAGACCTGGGTGACCAGCCCGCCAACTGCTTTATTGCTGGACAGCCATCGGCGATGAATACCATCGCCACAGTGGGGTTGCGGGGTCCCTGAAGTCACAGGCTCTGCCCCAAAGAGCAGGGAGGGTGGGCGGTGCTTGGCATTGCTCCCCTGACAATGGGGTCCTACCCCCTTGCCGCCCAAGCCCCCTTCCAGACAGGGTCCAGCATCTAGTGGTGGCCCTGCCCATCCCCGTGGCATTGCTGCCCGCATCCCAGGGGGCTGGGCAAGGATGCTGGGGTGCATGGGGTGCTGGGACCTGCTGGGACCTGCGAGGGTTGTGTCCCACCAGGGCTCAGAGGGTGGTGGAGGTGTTGCCGGAGGTGGAGGCATAGGAGGTGCGGCCGTAGCGGGCCACAGCGTCCTTGCTGATGAGCCCATGCTGCGCCAGGATCTTGAGGAAACTGTTGCGAAACTTCTGCCCGATGAAGGCGTAGATGATGGGGTTGATGCAGCTGTGGGCGAAGCCCAGGACCTGCGTGACGGAGAGGGCCATGTCGATGCGGTTCCTCCTCTCACAGGTCTCGGCAATGGCCCGCGTCCTCATGAGGGTGTCGCTCACCAACGTGATGTTGTAGGGCAGCCAGCAGATGAGGAAGACCAGCACGACAGCAAAGATGACCTTCATGGCCCGCTGCTTCTGGGTGTTCTTGGTCTGCAGGAGAGTGTGGATAGTGACGCCGTAGCAGAAGAGCATCACCAGGAGGGGCAGAGCGAAGCCAAAGGTCTGCGGCAGGACCCTCAGCACGACCCGCCACTTGGCTGTGTCCTCGCCGCCGATACGCTCATAGCACACGGTGCCATTGCTGGGTGAGGGGAAAGCCTCGCGGAAGAGCAGCacgggcagggagagcagcacgGAGAAGCCCCAGATGCCCAAGCAGACAAACTTCACCCAGTGCCTCTTCTCGGTGGCGGCCCGGGTGGCATAGACGATGGCCAGGTAGCGGTCCACGCTGATGCAGGCCAGCAGCAGGATGCCGCTGTAGAAGTTGGCCTCCTGCAGCATGGAGATGGCTTTGCACATCACAGTGCCGAAGACCCACTCGTGGGCTCGGTAGGCGGCCCAGAGCGGCAGGGTGAGGGCGAAAAGCAGGTCGGCCACGGCCAGGTTGAGCAGGTAGACGTCGGTGACAGAGCGGTTGGTGTGGCTGGAGgtcaccaccagcaccaccaggcCGTTGCCCACCACGCTGAGGATGAAGACGAGGCAGTAGATCACCACCACCAGGTACTTGTTGAGGACGGAGCTGTCAGGCCGGCACGGGGCAGAGGAGATAGCAGTGTCAGGCATGGCTGTGCTGTAGTCATAGGTGTAGTTGTAGAGGGAGAAGAGGTTGGACAAATCCCCATTGAAGGAGAAGGAATCCATTTTGCCTGTGGAGCACAAAGCAGCATGAgtgtggggtgggagggtggtGAGGGCCAGGGGTGACAGCATCTGGGTCCCCTGGCATCTCCTTTGCCCACCAGGTCCCCTCCCAGCCAGTGGGCAGCCCCTCTCTGTCACTCCACTGTATCCACGCTGTGCCAGGTAATGGGCAGTGCTGCAGGTGGACACTGTCCCTCATACCTCCCCTTGTAcaacacccccagcacccctcggTCTGCTCCGCTTCACCCCAACCCtgtcccttccctgtcccccatgGAGGAAGGGGTTCCCCCACAGACCAGCCACCTCTTCTCGGATTGGGGGGCTCCCCCATCAACACACCATCACGTCCCTCCAGGAGACACCTGGCccctccagcatccctgggTCCCCCTGGTTTCTGTGGGTCCTTCAAAAGCCTCTGAGCTCTTTGGGCATCTCAGGGCCCCTCGGGCACCTCCAGAGTCCTTCAAGCACCTCTGGatctctccagcctctccatcCCCTAAAGCATcgctgctggagcagcccctcctgccaccccagccagcagcgAGGCTGTGGTCATGGTGCCCAGGACAGGAGCCACTCGAGAAGGTCTGAAGGTGGTTTCATGCCCTTCTTCCCCCTGTTGTGAGTGGTTTCATCCCCTGGACGGAAAGACGTGTCACCCTTTGCAGGCagctttggaaatatttcacatCTCTGGTTTTCCTGTTGCTCAGACAGGCACTGCTGGGCATCCCCGTGCTCCCCATGCTCGGCCGCAATGGGGAAATCGCAGGTGACAGTCGCTCTTCCTGTTTCCTCATGTGTAGGACaccctgctctgtccctgcctcccCGAAGACCATTGGGTTTCAGCCTTCTCCCAGTACGGATCCGGACTCTCGTTTCACTCCAGTTTCACCCCTCTGCCCCGTTTCGAAGCCCCTGAGCCCCTCCAGGGCTTGGCGAtgccagggctgcctgggggTGCTGAGAcactgcagtgctggggagTTCCTGGCCCCAAACTGGCCCCGAACTGGCCCCATTTGAACCCAAACCCTTCCTAGGAGCAACTTTCCCTTTCTGCCCAGCGGGGATTCccccctgcagctgggctggtgCCTCTGCCTGGAAAAATCCCTCCCTGGCTCTGCCGGCCCCGCTCCTGCAGTGATCCCGGGATGCTGACCCTGGGGTGGTGATCCCAGGATGGTGATGCTGGGATGGTggtgccccagcaccccagaggACCGCGGCCGGGGACACTGCTGGTGCCGATGAGGGAAGGCACGCCCGGGTTGGGGCCGCCACGGGCATGGGACAGAGCCGGACACCAGCGCTTCCCCTCCGTCCATTTttagctgcttctttctgcctcCCCACTCCAAAATCCCAGCAGTTCCTCCGGGGCTGTGTATCCCCCACCCGCGGGTACCTCACAGCCACCCCGACTGGGGGGAACAAGCAGCACCCCATTTCCCCTCCTGACCCTggaagggctgggggacaccagggtggccctgggggtcccctcagggaggaagaagggacaCGCCATGGGGAAGCACCCTCCCGGCTCATTGCTGGGTGAGGAAATGGGAGCGGGCACTTTCTCCCCAGGGCACCTATGGCCGATGTCCCTGGGGACCGCAGGGGGTTTGCACCCCAGATGAGCCCTGAGCACagccctgggtgcccccacccgccacctcctgctccccctgcaccGGGCAGCCGCTCAGGCGGCCGGAGCAGCCCACCCCGGCCCCCAGTCCAGCCCACTTCACACATGAGGAGGCTCAgccgggtgctggggggctggcgATGCCCGAGGAGAGCCCCAGTCCCCGGTGGAACACCCTGGGGACTCACCACTCACTGCCCTCGCTGGCCCGTCAACTCCGGGGTCTTCTCCCCGTCCCAAGCAGGTTCTCACCAGGAGCACCTGGGCACGGGGCGAATCCAGGCGTCACCCCCAAAGGGCTCCGGCGAGGAGGTTGGTGGGATGCGGGGCAGTGCCAGGCCCGGGGGTCCCACCAGGCCAGCCGGAGGGTCCCTCACCTGCATGCGCCGTCGTGCTGCCTCCCGgcaccccttccctccaccGTCCGCTTTATGCCGCCCAGGGAGGAAGCGAGGTTGCAAAACCTTCTCCCAGTGTGAAGGGGAAGTGACAGCCAGAAAGGACCCTTCCCTGGCCCCCCCAGGACGCCTTccccagggccggggggggagcCTGCAGACCCCcaccaccctcctgccccagggtgTCCTGGGCCACCAGGCGGTGGGTGACACTGGCGTGCACCCGGGGTGCACCCCAGGGGTCTCCAGCCGATGGTCTCCACCATGTCCCCTGGCCCCCAGCGGGTGGGGGGCTCCCCTTCAAGGCCCTCTCAGGTGCTCAGCCCCCCCGGGAGACCGGAGGccccccagggctgtgggggTTTTGGCGGGCAGGCCAGTGGGcgaaggcagggcagggctctgtgcctcagtttccccattgATAGATTGGGGGTTGGCACCGGGATtttggggggcacaggggcaCTGAGGGGCTGGCTTGCCCCTGTtggggggtgctgtgggggaccccccagagcagagccctgTGTCCCTCCCACCCTGGCTGTGCCGAGCTGTGCCAAGCCGAGCCGTGCTGTCAGGCAGAGCCGTGCGCCCGCACCAGCCACGCAGACTCAGGGGGACCCCTCTGGCCCCGGCGCCCCTGTAACCCTGGGGCACCCCTACTCCCCTGAGCACCCCTATTGCCTCTGGGGGAAGCCTGCACCTCTGGGCACACTCTGGGCACCCTGTCCCTCTGGGGCACCCCAAACTCTTGGGGCATCCCCAACCCCACAGCTTTTGGGTGCCTGTCAGTTTTAGGGGTACCCCACACTTTTGGGGCACCTCTGTTCCTGGGGGCACCCGTACAGTTGTAGGGCACCATCATAGCCCTGGGGCATCACCACAGCTCCAAGAACACTCCTGTTCCCTGGGGACATCCCCATGCTCTTCCGGGGCACCCCCAAagttttgcccccccccccccagctccagggCACCCTGACAGCCCTCCTAGGGTGGCACTATTCCCTGGGGCACTCCCACGCTTTTGGGGACCCCCATCCCTTTGGGGCATCCTCCCATCACCCTGGGTCACCCCTGTCCCCTGGGGGCCGCTCCTGCTTTTCGGGTCCCATAACCCTGGGATCATCCAGCCCACAGGACACCCTTTTCCCCTGTGGGCACCCCTATATCCCCAGAGCACCCCCATATCCCTGGAGCATCCCATTCTTGTGCAGACCCCCGTACTCTGGGGCACACCCACATCTGCCTGGGGTACCCCTGTCCCCTGGGCACCTCCACACTTTCGGGGACCCCCTTACCCCAGGCGCACCCCGTATCCCCGGGGGCACCTCCACACTTTCGGGGACCCTCTTACCCCAGGCGCACCCCGTATCCCCGGGGGTACCTCCACACTTTCGGGGACCCCCCCTTACCCCAGGCGCACCCCGTATCCCCGGGGGCACCTCCACACTTTCGGGGACCCCTCATGCCCCAGGCGCACCCCGTATCCCTGGGCCCCCCCAACTGGGGGGACCCCCATACCCTGgggcatcccccagccccccggggtACCCCTctgcccgtgcccccccccctttgGGGGCACCCCCGCTGTACCCCGCTCCCCCGGCgcgcgccccccccgcccccccgcggcgggcaggggggcGGGGCATCCCGTGACGTCAGCGCggagggaggggcgggggcgcCTGCGCCACCGCCTGCCGGCtccgccgcggccggggccggaAGTGACGCGCGGGCGCGAGAGCGGAAGCGGCGGCGCAGGCTCGGGCGGGTCCCCGGTGCGCGCAGCGGGCTCGGCTCCCTCCGGCCTCGGCGCCCTGAgagcccctcccctccccggcaccGACATGATCCTGCTCGAGGTCAACAACCGCATCATCGAGGAGACCCTCACGCTCAAGTTCGAGGGCGCGGCCGCCGGGTAGGGACgggggcgccgggccgggccgggcgtgaccggggcgggggcagggacgggggcggcggggccgggacgGGGCCGCGGactgaggggggggggggggggcgctggctggggggggcagggccgTGCTAGAGGCCTGGGCGGGTGGGTCGGGACCGGGCAGAGGGGAGGGCCTGGCGGGTAGTGCCGGTGTCGGGTGGGGGCCCGGGGATGGTAGGGCTGAGCGGGGCCGGAGGGAGCAGCGGGGCAGGATGGGGGCCGGGGAAAGGagggggctgagctgggggagTTGGTACGGGAGCAggatgggggctgggggatggtggggctgggctgggaggggtggTGACAAGGCAGGATGGGGGCCTGGAGAATGATGGGGGGTAGGATGGGGGtctggggagcggggagggtAGAGCTGGGACAGGATGGGGGCCCGCGGGGTgagagggctgggaggagggtcGGCGCTGGAGGAGGGCAGTCTGGGCGGGGGTGACTGAGCTGGGAGCGGTGGAGTTGATCAGAGCTTGGGCAGAGTGAAGGCCTGGGGGATGAGGGAGCAAAGCTGGACAGACAGAAttggagaggagagcagggcttgATGGGGTGGTTAGTGCTAGGGCAGGGTGGAAGCccggggaaggaggaggaaggagctggggagggtATTGGAGATTGTAGTGTTGAGGCGGGCtgagggagcagagctggagaagagggCCTGGGCAAGGAGGGAGTTGGGGGAAGGTGGATTTGCAGGGATGTTCACTTTGGGTAAAGCAGCCTTCATTCAGAACGGGCCCAGCGTGGTGCCAGCGCTGGTACAGAATGTATGGGGGGAGCCGAGGAACAGGAAGCCTGTGTGTGGAGCTGTGGCCTCAGCCTTTagctttgggggtggggaggagattCCAGCCTGCCcccctttgttttcctgagcaGGAGGGATGCAGGCCCACGGCTCTGTCACGGCCCCTGGTGCCAGCCTGGTGGGTGTCCTGGCCTCGGGGgtgtgctggggggggctggtTTGCACCTGCATCTCTGGCTGGGACAGTTCAGTCCCTGGGGAGCCAGTGATTATTTTGCTGTGAGTGTTGCAGCGGGGCTGTGAAGGTGCTTGTCTGAGCACAGCTCAGCTTGAAAGAGAGTCCCTTCCTATAAATGTCCTTATCTGCAGCCAAGCTACCCACAGGCTCACTGCGCTGTCTGCTGGCCTGAGTAACACCGGGCACCTTTGTACAGAGACAAAGCCGTGAGAAGCAATGCGCGGTGGTGTTATCTCTGGGGTGGAGCCTGCCCTGGTGCCTCGAAGAGCTcagcccaggctgctctggGAAGGGACAGCCAGGCAGGTGACTTTTTCTGCATCACCTTTTCCTCCAGTGGCTTTCGAAGCTCTCAGCCTTTTGTGTGCAGAACTTTGACAGTGgccatttcctctgctttcccctctcAGCGGACTTCTtgctcaggtttttttgtttggttggttggggtttttttccataaaataacCTCACAGGCTGCACTGCCTTGCAGAATAGCTGAGCTGCTCGCaggctttttattcttcttgaGCCTGATTGTTTAACGCAACAAGTTTCCCCAAAGCACAGGCACCACACTGGGAAGAGAGAACTCCCAGGTGACTGCTATGGTGTTGCAGCTGCGTCcattagaaaatattacatGTATGGGGGTTAACAGTGTGTGTCACAAACACTCATTCATCACAAGTCCATACT of Ciconia boyciana chromosome 10, ASM3463844v1, whole genome shotgun sequence contains these proteins:
- the LOC140657426 gene encoding C-X-C chemokine receptor type 2-like isoform X1, whose protein sequence is MDSFSFNGDLSNLFSLYNYTYDYSTAMPDTAISSAPCRPDSSVLNKYLVVVIYCLVFILSVVGNGLVVLVVTSSHTNRSVTDVYLLNLAVADLLFALTLPLWAAYRAHEWVFGTVMCKAISMLQEANFYSGILLLACISVDRYLAIVYATRAATEKRHWVKFVCLGIWGFSVLLSLPVLLFREAFPSPSNGTVCYERIGGEDTAKWRVVLRVLPQTFGFALPLLVMLFCYGVTIHTLLQTKNTQKQRAMKVIFAVVLVFLICWLPYNITLLHQPHHLRLHRAEVSQQFPQDPGAAWAHQQGRCGPLRPHLLCLHLRQHLHHPLSPGGTQPSQVPAGPSTPCTPASLPSPLGCGQQCHGDGQGHH
- the LOC140657426 gene encoding C-X-C chemokine receptor type 2-like isoform X2; the encoded protein is MDSFSFNGDLSNLFSLYNYTYDYSTAMPDTAISSAPCRPDSSVLNKYLVVVIYCLVFILSVVGNGLVVLVVTSSHTNRSVTDVYLLNLAVADLLFALTLPLWAAYRAHEWVFGTVMCKAISMLQEANFYSGILLLACISVDRYLAIVYATRAATEKRHWVKFVCLGIWGFSVLLSLPVLLFREAFPSPSNGTVCYERIGGEDTAKWRVVLRVLPQTFGFALPLLVMLFCYGVTIHTLLQTKNTQKQRAMKVIFAVVLVFLICWLPYNITLVSDTLMRTRAIAETCERRNRIDMALSVTQVLGFAHSCINPIIYAFIGQKFRNSFLKILAQHGLISKDAVARYGRTSYASTSGNTSTTL